A region of the Desulfofundulus luciae genome:
GCCGTTGCGCAGGATGATGATTTTGGAATCCTGTCCGCCTATTTCCAGGACCGTCTGTACATCGGGCACCAGCATTGAGGCGGCCACGGCATGGGCGGTGATTTCGTTCTTGATCACGTCTGCCCCCACCATGACGCCGGCCAGGTAGCGTCCGCTTCCGGTGGTGCCGACACCTGCTATTTCCACGCCCGGTTTGAGGCTCTCCCTGGCTGCCTTTAAACCGGTTTGGATGGCTTCAATGGGGCGGCCCCGGGTACGCAAGTAAAGGCCGGTGAGGACTTCTCCGGCCTCGCTCAAAATCACAATGTTGGTGCTTACCGAACCCACATCTATACCCAGGTAAGCTTTCATATCCTTCCCTTCCTGCTGCATAATAGACTGGGGATGATGCTTTTTCAAGAGACGAGGTTACTTCCGTGAGCCGTGACGTCACCATTTTTCCGGGTTACCGGTCTTATGCCGGGCGGCGGGCGGCTTTTTTGCGCCGCATTAAATCCACAAAGGCCTCCAGCCGGGTGGTCATGCCTGCCTTGCCCGTTTGTTCATCCAGGAAGAAAGTCAGCACCGGGATATTGTGTTCTTCGCTTACCCGAGGCAAAATGGTGCGGGCTACAATCTCCGGGATACAGGTGAAGGGGGCGAGCTGAATGACCCCGTCAAAACCCCGTTTGGCATAAAGCACCGTGTTGCCAATGGAGTCCCGGCCGTGCCCCCCCAGCAACTCGGGCAGGTAAGGCATGGCGGCCTCTTTCACCGTTAGGCCCTCGGTGGTTTCTGCCCAGGTGTTGTCCCTGGTCCAGCCGGTTAAAAATAAAGATCTTTCCACCTCTACCCCCAGGTTCCCCAGGATTTCTTCAATTTCCAGGTTGCTGGCCGGTTCCAGGAGGACATATACTTCGCCCACAATACCCACCCTTAAGACATCCCGGTTTGGATCCTGGGGCACCTTTTGCAGTTCTTCAAGGGCACTTTGTTCGGCTTCCTCAATTTCCCCAAGGCTGTAGGCCCTGTCTATCCATTCCAGCACCCTGCGGTAAGTGCGGGTGGTGGCACCCCGGATGGTTTCCCTGGGGCGTACTTTGTGGGTTAGTTTTTCTACATTGTCCAGCGCCTGGAGTTTGCGCCAGGCTCGCCGGACACACTCGTAAATGGCCCGGTAAGACATGCGCCGGGGATTCAGTAACTGGATATTATGCAAAAAGTCCAGGGGATAAAGCCGTGGCGGTTCAAAAACAACAATATCAACAGGGTAGCCCAGGGAGTGAAGGATTTTTTTGTGTAGCTGCGCGTAATGACCGGCACGGCAGGGTCCCACCCCGCCACTGGTGACGATAAGCTCCACCCCTTTCGGGCAGGTTTCCAGATAAGTACCCAGGAGTATTTTCACCGGGAAACAGGCAAATTCCGGGGCGTAGCGTACCCCGAGGTCCAGGGTGTGCTTGCTGGGGCGGGGAGGGAGGATGACCTCGTTACCCAGATCTTCCATGAGCATTTTAAAGCTGCGATAAGATTCCGCCACGTGGGGGAAAGTAACTCTGGGCACTAGAGACACACCTCTTTTTTGCGGCATACCATGTCCACAAAGGCCTCCAGCCGGGTGGCAATACCGGCTTCACCGCTGTGTTCGTCGATAGACAGGCTCATAAAAGGGACGGTTTGGTGTTCGTGGACAGCCATCTCCAGGAACTTGCCCACCAGTGAATCGGGTCCGCAGCCAAAGGCCGTCACGTGTATAATCCCGTCGATTCTTGTGTGCCGGAGAAAATAATGGGCCGCCCGTAGAACCAGGTCCCCCAGGGTCCAAAACAGGCGTTTGTCCAGGTAGTCGTTTTGCCTGTACAGCGCCCGGGGCGGCAGGTTTTCCACAGTGATCACTTCTACCCCCATTTTTTTTAACCGGCCCAGCAAGCCCACACTGATGTACTGATCGTAAATGAGATAAGGGTAACCCAGTACGGCAAAAACCAGCCGGCCTTTTTGTTTTTGGGGCCGGATGCCCGTATTTAAAATCTGCATGGCCTCCAGAGGTTGCCAGCCTTCCTGTAGCAGGGAGAAAAACCGGCGTTCCACGGCCATGGCCTTGCGGTAGGCAAGAGCGATGGCTCCCCGGGCGGCACCCAGGGCCAGCCCCGCTTGCCGGTAGGCTTTTGATAGGGCGTTCCATCCTTCCCGTACGTCTATACGTACGTCAATGAGCGGGGGGATTTTTCTAAAAGAATGCCGGATCATATCGGGTAGTCCCAGAAATTTAGGGCAGTAGGTTGTTTCCTTGTTTAAACAGACCAGCCGCGGGATAAATAAATAATCAACCCGGCCGATCAGGGCCCGCACATGACCGAAGTAC
Encoded here:
- a CDS encoding CoA protein activase, encoding MPRVTFPHVAESYRSFKMLMEDLGNEVILPPRPSKHTLDLGVRYAPEFACFPVKILLGTYLETCPKGVELIVTSGGVGPCRAGHYAQLHKKILHSLGYPVDIVVFEPPRLYPLDFLHNIQLLNPRRMSYRAIYECVRRAWRKLQALDNVEKLTHKVRPRETIRGATTRTYRRVLEWIDRAYSLGEIEEAEQSALEELQKVPQDPNRDVLRVGIVGEVYVLLEPASNLEIEEILGNLGVEVERSLFLTGWTRDNTWAETTEGLTVKEAAMPYLPELLGGHGRDSIGNTVLYAKRGFDGVIQLAPFTCIPEIVARTILPRVSEEHNIPVLTFFLDEQTGKAGMTTRLEAFVDLMRRKKAARRPA
- a CDS encoding acyl-CoA dehydratase activase-related protein yields the protein MAARVGIPCSLLYFLYYPTWKTFFNELGAQVIPSGNTTREMLDLGVKEALADACVPIKLYFGHVRALIGRVDYLFIPRLVCLNKETTYCPKFLGLPDMIRHSFRKIPPLIDVRIDVREGWNALSKAYRQAGLALGAARGAIALAYRKAMAVERRFFSLLQEGWQPLEAMQILNTGIRPQKQKGRLVFAVLGYPYLIYDQYISVGLLGRLKKMGVEVITVENLPPRALYRQNDYLDKRLFWTLGDLVLRAAHYFLRHTRIDGIIHVTAFGCGPDSLVGKFLEMAVHEHQTVPFMSLSIDEHSGEAGIATRLEAFVDMVCRKKEVCL